The DNA segment TTTTATCCAGGAGGGGTCCTCTATTTCACAGGGCTCGTTCAGGTTCATCACAATATCCGATTCAATCAGGTCCCCGGGAGTTTCACCAATCAATAAAACCCGCCATGGAGAGGTATGTGGCGTGCTTATGCTGACCTTTTCGGCATTCGAAGGGTCACCTCCTTTAGGAGACAATTGCGACTGAAGACGTATCCCTTTGACGGTCTGCTCATCCAGGCCTATATACATTCCGCTCCAGTTATCCAGGTTGGCTTCTGTTACCGCTGTATACAAATGTTCAGCATGCTTGACAGTCAAAGGTATCCCGATAGCGGAAGAGGATTTGATATGTGAAAGTGGATGTTTCCAGAACTCCGTTTCCTGATGCGAAGCGAAGCTACCGTAGTCGGCCATCCAGGCGGAATAATTATCAGGAAAATGAAAGGTGGAGTACTCTCTGGTCAAGGTAAGATTGCGCTTGCTTTTTAATTTCGGCAGGAAGTAACGAAAGGCAATGCCATCGTTATAGGCCCTGAAATACATTCCCAGTTCCCTTCCCGGAAAATTTTCCTCAACCATTTCAAGATACAACTGGTTGCAGTGGTTGCGCATTTCCTTTTGCTGGCCTATCAAAGGTTCCCAGCTGTTGTCGATGACCTTTTCTTCCTGGTTGACAACATCCATATACCGGCCAAGCGGAGGTGACATGTTAAATTCAAGTAAGAGAGGTGACTCCAGCAAAACCTTTTCCCCTTTATAGGTTACCAAATAACTTATGGTATCTGCGGTGTTAATGCTTACTTCCACCGAACCGTCAGGAGAGGCAAGTTCATAGGTTTGTGCGGATGCCTTCCATCCAAACAGGATAGAAAAAGTGACAATAAAAATCAAATGATTGAGAATAGGTGCTTTCATGGCATATTTTTTCATTGACTTATTTAACTCAGAGATATAAAGTAAAACAAAAAGTTAAAAATGCATCATGAAAATTCAATCAAATGTCATAACCATATCTCCTTGCTATCTCTTTATCTGTTATATTGAAAACACGTTTCTGGTTAACATTGGTACTTTCCATTGCTATGTGGGTAGTAAAACGTTTCTTACGCCACTCTTTCAATTTTACCAAATAACCTTTGAGGGTAATGTAACTTTTCTAATAATATTGCCATGAATGTATTGTTAGAATTTTTGAATGATTTTTTTTAATGATTATCCTGGAAATATGCTTCTTTTGATGTTTATCTATGCAGATTCATGTACATTCCTTTAAGAAGCACCAGTTGTTTTAGACTTGAATCAGTTCCAAACAAGAATAATGAAAACCAGCTATTATAAAAACAGCTTTGAAAATTAAATTTGGTAAAGTAGGATTAATCAATCATTTATATGAAAAAACAGATAAAGGAATACAGGTTTTCCCAGTTACTTTTTCTTACAGTAGTTACGGCTTTGGGGGGGCTGTTGTTCGGCTATGATATATCGGTTATCTCAGGTACGGTTCCCTACCTCCAGGATTATTATGATTTGACCGAGGCCAGTAAAGGTTTTGCTGTAAGCAGTGCGTATATTGGTTGCATTATAGGAGTTTTATTTGCCGGAAAGCTGAGTGATAACTATGG comes from the Bacteroidales bacterium genome and includes:
- a CDS encoding glycoside hydrolase family 97 N-terminal domain-containing protein → MKAPILNHLIFIVTFSILFGWKASAQTYELASPDGSVEVSINTADTISYLVTYKGEKVLLESPLLLEFNMSPPLGRYMDVVNQEEKVIDNSWEPLIGQQKEMRNHCNQLYLEMVEENFPGRELGMYFRAYNDGIAFRYFLPKLKSKRNLTLTREYSTFHFPDNYSAWMADYGSFASHQETEFWKHPLSHIKSSSAIGIPLTVKHAEHLYTAVTEANLDNWSGMYIGLDEQTVKGIRLQSQLSPKGGDPSNAEKVSISTPHTSPWRVLLIGETPGDLIESDIVMNLNEPCEIEDPSWIK